The following proteins are co-located in the Delphinus delphis chromosome 5, mDelDel1.2, whole genome shotgun sequence genome:
- the DSPP gene encoding dentin sialophosphoprotein, translating into MKIIIYFCIWTVAWAIPVPQIKPLERHAVDKSVNLNLLAELKVLIQDELNANDTTKESGVLLHENERGRQQYTKDGCKGERNGSEGAEVGEKSSSARSMLANEEGNTEDLNGGTEKPETYGHDGLHQEDSTTANGVRGQVSIIDSAGTANGSNINGITGNNSQNGGVGNASQSEDATVVQEDGHQGAGSNNGTGHEDEISGNFCRNGGDASEETPQREGESNGNEETEVTPGESGDSNREDVALDNSDGSPSGNGADENEDSGDKGSGDDEGEETGNGEKGPDNSKGQEGQPHETEGDDDNSLGQSSISGEADDPADKEDTHAIDGHNTSKSEDDFDGISGDNGSQKIEDTQKPNQRESKAVENGITEKLEPPAIGKHQVKGIEMEYPSSGDRNNITKESGKMNEDKESKGQHGMIVCKGNVKAQEEVDVMQGPGQKLEPQDKFGPSKTRSDSNSDGYDSYEFGDESVQGDDPNSSDESNGSDDTNSEGDNNHSSQGDASYNSDESSDNGNDSDSKGGEEGDSDNTSDANDSGGDGNGDIGSDKNGKSGSTKDNSDSSDSSDSSDSKSDSSDSSNSINSSDSSDSSDSSDSSDSSDSSNGSNSSESSDSSDSSDSSDSSDSSDSSDSSDSSDSSDSSNGSNSSESSDSSDSSDSSDSSDSSDSSDSSDSSDSSSGSKSDSSDNSDSSDSSNSSDSKSDSSDSSNSINSSESSDSSDSSDSSDSSDSSESSDSSDSSGSSKSDSSDSSNSSDSKSDSSDSSDSSDSSDSSDSSDSSDSGDSKSDSSDSSDSSESDSKSDSDSSNSSDSKSDSSDSSDSSDSSDSSDSQSDSSDSSDSSDSDSSDSDSSDSDSSDSDSSDRSDSNSSDSNSSDSDSSDSASDSGDESDSKSKSGNGDNNGGGSDSDSDSKGSDSNHSTSDD; encoded by the exons atgaagataattatatatttttgcatttggACAGTAGCATGGGCCATTCCA GTTCCTCAAATCAAGCCATTGGAGAGACATGCTGTTGACAAATCTGTGAATTTAAATCTTCTAGCAGAATTGAAAGTGCTGATACAG GATGAGTTAAATGCCAATGATACCACCAAAGAAAGTGGTGTCCTCCTGcatgaaaatgaaagaggaaggcaACAGTACACCAAAGATGGgtgcaaaggagagagaaatggttCTGAGGGGGCAGAAGTGGGAGAGAAAAGTTCTTCTGCACGTTCTATGTTAGCAAATGAAGAGGGGAATACTGAGGATCTGAATGGGGGCACAGAAAAACCAGAAACATATGGTCATGATGGACTCCATCAAGAAGACAGCACCACAGCAAATGGCGTCAGGGGACAAGTAAGCATCATCGACAGTGCTGGAACAGCAAATGGGAGCAATATTAATGGGATTACTGGGAACAATTCCCAAAATGGGGGTGTTGGAAATGCAAGTCAGAGTGAAGATGCCACTGTTGTCCAAGAAGATGGACATCAAGGGGCTGGAAGCAATAATGGCACAGGTCACGAGGATGAAATAAGTGGGAATTTCTGTAGAAATGGGGGTGATGCAAGTGAAGAAACACCTCAGAGAGAAGGCGAGAGCAACGggaatgaggagacagaggtaaCACCAGGGGAAAGTGGAGATAGCAATAGAGAAGATGTCGCCTTGGACAATTCTGATGGAAGTCCTAGTGGGAATGGAGCAGATGAAAATGAAGACTCTGGTGACAAGGGCTCTGGTGATGATGAAGGTGAAGAGACAGGGAATGGAGAAAAAGGCCCTGATAACAGCAAGGGCCAAGAGGGTCAACCTCATGAAACAGAAGGTGACGATGACAATAGCTTAGGTCAAAGTTCAATTAGTGGTGAAGCTGATGACCCTGCGGACAAAGAAGACACCCATGCCATTGATGGACACAATACCTCCAAGAGTGAGGACGATTTTGATGGTATTTCAGGAGACAATGGTAGCCAAAAAATAGAGGACACTCAAAAACCCAATCAGAGAGAAAGCAAAGCTGTGGAAAATGGAATCACTGAAAAATTAGAGCCACCTGCTATTGGGAAGCACCAAGTTAAG GGAATAGAAATGGAATATCCCAGCAGTGGCGACAGAAACAATATTACCAAAGAATCTGGGAAAATGAATGAAGATAAAGAGAGTAAAGGCCAACATGGAATGATTGTGTGCAAAGGAAATGTCAAGGCACAAGAAGAGGTTGACGTCATGCAGGGACCTGGCCAGAAATTAGAACCTCAAGATAAGTTTGGACCCAGCAAAACACGTAGTGACAGTAACAGTGATGGCTATGACAGTTATGAGTTTGGTGATGAATCCGTGCAAGGAGATGATCCCAACAGCAGTGATGAGTCTAATGGCAGTGATGATACCAATTCTGAAGGTGACAACAACCACAGTAGCCAAGGAGATGCTTCTTATAACTCTGATGAATCAAGTGATAATGGCAATGACAGTGACtcaaaaggaggagaagaaggtgaTAGTGATAACACATCAGATGCTAATGATAGTGGTGGTGATGGCAATGGTGACATTGGGAGTGATAAGAATGGAAAATCAGGCAGCACCAAAGATAACTCAGACAGCAGTGACAGCAGCGACAGTAGTGACAGCAAATCAGACAGCAGTGACAGCAGCAATAGCATCAACAGTAGTGACAGCAGTGACAGCAGTGACAGTAGTGACAGTAGTGACAGCAGTGACAGCAGCAATGGCAGCAACAGTAGTGAAAGCAGTGACAGCAGTGACAGCAGTGACAGCAGCGACAGTAGTGACAGTAGTGACAGCAGTGACAGCAGTGACAGTAGTGACAGCAGTGACAGCAGCAATGGCAGCAACAGTAGTGAAAGCAGTGACAGCAGTGACAGCAGTGACAGTAGTGACAGCAGTGACAGCAGTGACAGTAGTGATAGCAGTGACAGTAGTGACAGTAGTAGTGGCAGCAAGTCTGACAGCAGCGACAATAGTGATAGCAGTGACAGTAGCAACAGTAGTGACAGCAAATCAGACAGCAGTGACAGCAGCAATAGCATCAACAGTAGTGAAAGCAGTGACAGCAGTGACAGCAGTGACAGTAGTGACAGCAGTGACAGTAGTGAAAGCAGTGACAGCAGTGACAGCAGTGGTAGCAGCAAGTCTGACAGCAGCGACAGTAGCAACAGTAGTGACAGCAAATCAGACAGCAGTGACAGTAGTGACAGCAGTGACAGCAGTGACAGCAGTGACAGTAGTGATAGCAGTGACAGTGGTGACAGCAAATCAGACAGCAGTGACAGTAGTGACAGCAGTGAAAGTGACAGTAAATCAGACAGTGACAGTAGTAACAGCAGTGACAGCAAGTCAGACAGCAGCGACAGTAGTGACAGCAGTGACAGTAGTGACAGCAGTGACAGCCAATCAGATAGTAGTGATAGCAGTGACAGTAGTGACAGTGACAGCAGTGATAGTGACAGCAGCGACAGTGACAGCAGTGATAGTGACAGTAGTGACAGGAGTGACAGCAACAGCAGTGACAGCAACAGCAGTGATAGTGACAGCAGTGACAGTGCATCTGACAGTGGTGATGAGAGTGACAGCAAGAGCAAGTCTGGTAACGGCGACAACAATGGAGGTGGTAGTGACAGTGATAGTGACAGTAAAGGCAGTGACAGTAATCACTCAACCAGTGACGATTAG